In one Balaenoptera musculus isolate JJ_BM4_2016_0621 chromosome 2, mBalMus1.pri.v3, whole genome shotgun sequence genomic region, the following are encoded:
- the LOC118889809 gene encoding partitioning defective 6 homolog beta-like translates to MYSEVAFLRPEEADYSAFGTDTLIKKKNVLTNVLLPDNHRKKPHIVISMPQDFRPVSSIIDVDILPETHRRVRLYKYGTEKLLGFYIQDGSSVMVTPHGLEKVPGIFISRLVPGGLAQSTGLLAINDEVLEVNGIEVSGKSLDQATEMRIANSHNLIITVRPANQRNNVIRTSRTSDSSGQSTDNSLPGYPQQIELSFEPEDEDSDEDDIITEDNGVPQQIPKAVRNTESLESLTQIELSFESGQNGFIPSNEVSLAPLASGTNTEFETRAPDQKLLEDGTIITL, encoded by the coding sequence TAACCAATGTGTTGCTTCCTGACAACCATAGAAAAAAGCCACACATAGTCATTAGTATGCCCCAGGACTTCAGACCTGTGTCTTCTATTATAGACGTGGATATTCTCCCAGAAACACATCGTAGGGTCCGTCTTTACAAATATGGCACTGAGAAACTCCTAGGGTTCTACATCCAGGACGGCTCCAGTGTCATGGTGACACCCCATGGCTTAGAGAAGGTGCCAGGGATCTTTATATCCAGACTTGTGCCAGGAGGTCTGGCTCAAAGCACAGGACTATTAGCCATTAATGATGAAGTTTTAGAAGTTAATGGCATAGAAGTTTCCGGGAAGAGTCTAGATCAAGCAACTGAAATGAGGATTGCAAACAGCCACAACCTCATCATCACAGTGAGACCAGCAAACCAGAGGAATAACGTCATTAGGACCAGTCGGACATCCGACAGCTCTGGCCAGTCTACTGACAACAGCCTTCCTGGCTATCCACAGCAGATCGAACTGAGCTTTGAGCCAGAGGATGAAGACAGTGATGAAGATGACATTATTACTGAAGACAATGGTGTGCCACAGCAGATCCCTAAGGCTGTTCGTAACACCGAGAGCCTGGAATCATTAACACAAATAGAACTCAGTTTTGAATCTGGACAGAACGGTTTTATTCCTTCTAATGAAGTGAGCTTAGCACCCTTAGCAAGTGGCACAAATACAGAATTTGAAACGCGTGCTCCAGAtcaaaaactcttagaagatgGAACAATCATAACACTATGA